The genomic stretch AAGACGCCCGCACCCGCTGTCAGACTGAGGACTTGAGGAAGCCCAGGTGAAGACAATCGGACTGATCGGCGGCATGAGCTGGGAATCCACCATGCCCTATTACCGGATCATCAACGAAACGGTTCGCGACCGCCTCGGGGGGCTGCATTCGGCCAGAATCGTGCTCATTTCGGTCGACTTCCACGAGATCGAACGCCTGCAGAGCAACGGACAGTGGGATGAAGCCGGCGACCTGATGGCAGATGCGGCGCGCTCGCTGGAACTTGCCGGCGCGGATTTCATCGTGCTGTGCACGAATACCATGCACAAGGTGGCGCATGCGATTCAGTCGGCCGTTGCGATTCCGATGCTGCATATCGCCGACCCGACCGCTGCAGCGATCAAGCGCGCGGGTTTTTCCAGGGTCGGGCTGCTGGGCACGCGCTTCACCATGGAACAGGATTTCTACCGGCACCGCCTCGAAGAGCAGCACGGCATCGAGGTTCTGGTGCCGAACGACGCCGACCGCGCCGACGTTCACCGCATCATCTACGACGAACTCTGCCTCGGCACCGTATTGCCTGCTTCGCGCACCCTCTACTGCGACATCATCACACGCCTGGTCGACCGCGGTGCAGAGGCGATCATCCTGGGATGCACCGAGATCTCCCTGCTGATCCGCGCCTCCGACGTGAAGATTCCGCTGTTCGACACCACCGCGATCCACGCCTGTCATGCTGCGGAACTCGCCCTGGGCGACGACTGATGCCCTGCGCAACGCGCGCGATCATCATGCGGGTAGATGCAGCAAGCCGGCGGACGAGTACGCGCCGAAGGCGGCGAGCACCAGCGCTGACACGCGATTGATCCAGCGCAATCCGCCGCCGCCCATGCGGCGCGCAAGCGTCGTTGCCAGCCCCGCCAGCAAGCACCACCACAGCGCCGATCCGATGAATACACCAAGCACCAGAACCATTCCCTGCACCGTATCGCCTTGTGGAAGCCCGAGTCCGGCAAAGATGGCGGCAAACGACAGGATCGTCATTGGGTTCGACAAGGTCAGCAGCATCGTCGTCAGGTAGCCACGCCACAACCCGCCACCCTCCGCCTCGGCAGCCTGCCGCGCCGGCACACTGCGCCATGTCTGCCACGCAAGCCAGAACAGGAACAGCCCCCCGAGCAGGCGCAGCCAGACCGCATGTCCGAGCAGAACTGCGCAGACGGCTGCGAGCCCGAACGCGCCCAGCAGTCCGTAGCACGCATCGGCCGTAGCGGCGCCAAGCCCGCTGCTGAATGCGGCCCAGAACCCCTTCTCCAGCCCGCGCCGCAGGCACAACAGACCAATCGGCCCGACTGGCGCGGCGATGGAGAATCCGAGCACCAATCCCTTGATCAACATGGCATCATTCCGCGCAATTCGATGCCATATTCTGTGCGCCACCGCCGCCGCCCGCCCATGAGGGATCGACGGTATCGCACCGCTTTTGCCTCAGAATCGAAGGATCTTCAGGATACGTAGGCCGCCAATGTCCGATCACCCCAGACTCGACCGCCTCAACCGCCGCCTGCTTGCCGAGCTGCAGCAGAACGCCCGCCTTCCGCTGGCCGAACTCGGGCGACGCGTCGGGCTCTCATCGCCCGCGGTGGCCGAGCGCATCCGGCGTCTCGAGGAACAGGGCGTGATCCGTGGCTATCGTGCGGAAGTGGACGCACACAGCATCGGCTACCCCGTCACCGCCTTCGTCGAGCTTCATATCGCGCCGGAGTCCTACACCCGTGTCGAGGCCCTGCTCGGCACCTTGCCCGCCATACGCGAAGCGCACCATGTCACCGGCCGTGCGGCCTTCATGCTCAAGGTGGTGGCGCAGTCGCTGTCCGAACTCGAAGCACTGATTGCGACTTTTGCACCTTACGGCAGCAGCGAAACGGCAGTGGTGCTATCCACCCGACTCGCTCCCAGAGCATTACCGATTGATGGGGCAAACTAGTACGGCGTTACCCGATACGCCATTCGCTCGGCGGTAGAAAACGCACCGCCACCGTGCGCAAAGCGGCCAATCCGCCCCGCCTGGCACGCATCCGGTGCGCGCTGCACCGCATTCTTCGCGTAAACCCGTCCTTTTTACTTGGCATGAAACTCGCTATGCTGAAACTGACCATCTGGTCAGGTTTTTGCAAACCGGTTACAGGAAGGAGCGTGCCATGACGTCTCACATTATGCTGACCTCGCATCCTCGCACCCGCTCGGGCCTTTACCACGCGGTCAAATGGGGCGCCCCCTCGGCCCGCGACCGCGGCCCCTTCGTCGCCAGCCTGAGTGATCCGGCCCAGCGTAACGTGATCGGCACGCACTCCGGGGCGTACTCGCTGTACCGCGCACTCGCGGTGGCAGCAGGCAACCTGCAGAGCACGCACCGGCCTGACCTCTCCAACACCACGCCGGCCGCCGAGATCGGGCCGCATCCGCAGTGGTGCGACCCGAAGAAGATCGTTTCCTTCGACCCGTGGGGCCACCGCGTCGCCGAAGAGTTCGGTCATCTGCTCGCCGCCGGCATCGACATCCGCCCGACCATCGCGGTCACCAAGGCGCACATCAACATGCCCGAGCTTGCCGCAGCCATCGCGGCCGGGCGGCTCAAGCCCGACGGTGACATCCTCGCCGCCAATGGCGACGTCAAGGTCACCAAGGCCGCCATCGATCCGGTGTGGTATCTGCCCGGCATCGCCGAGCGCTTCGGTATCGGCGAGCGCGAGCTGCGCCGTACGCTGTTCGAGCAGACCGCAGGCATGTTCCCTGAACTCATCACCCGGCCCGACCTCAAGGTGTTTCTGCCGCCCATCGGCGGCATGACGCTGTACATGTTCGGCGACGTCGAAAAGCTGGGGCAGCCCGAAACAAAAGTGGCCTGCCGGGTGCACGACGAATGCAACGGCTCGGATGTGTTCGGTTCCGACATCTGCACCTGCCGCCCCTATCTCGCGCACGGCATCGAGATCTGCATCGAGATGGCCCAGCAAGGCGGTGTCGGCCTCGTTGTGTACAACCGCAAGGAAGGCCGCGCGCTGGGCGAAGTCACCAAGTTTCTGGTGTACAACGCACGCAAACGCCAGAAAGGCGGCGACCGGGCCGAGACCTATTTTGCCCGCACCGAATGTGTGGCCGGCGTGCAGGACATGCGCTTCCAGGAGCTGATGCCCGACGTCTTCCACTGGCTCGGCATCAGCCGCATCGACCGCTGGGCGTCGATGAGCGACATGAAGCGCAACGCGCTGGTGTCCGCAGGCATCGACATCGTCGAGCAGGTTGCGATTCCCGACGAACTGATCCCCGCAGATGCACGGGTCGAGATGGACGCCAAGATGGCCGCAGGCTATTACTCCCCGACCGGCGCACCGCAAGCCGATGAACTGACGCGCGCCAAGGGCCGGGGACTGAACGAATGAGCGTTGCCACGCCTATCCATGACGGCTGGTACACACCCGTCGCGGCCGACCATCCCGCTACGCCCCTGCTGACGGCAAGCGCCGTTCGCAAGCGCTGCGCAGCCGTCATGGCAGCCGTCGAACGTGGCCGGTCGCCCTTCTTCCAGTGGAACGCCGACGCCCTGCCGGTCGCCGCGGCCTACGTGGCCGAAACCATCCGGCGCGACTACCCCGATCTCGATGTGCCCTATCACAGCCGCTGGCGTCATTTCGAGGTGGGTGGCGTCGACCGCTGGCAAGCGCTGTGCAGCACGCTGCCCTACGCCGACGCGCTGGAACTCGCGCGCGTCGCCATCGACCTGGTGATCCCCAGCGTGCTGCTCGACGCCGGCGCCGGCCCGGACTGGCGCTATCACGACGCCGCCAATGGACAGACGCACGCACGCTCGGAAGGTCTGGCGGTTGCGAGCGTCGCACTGTTTGCGAGCGGTGCGCTCTCGGATGACCCCGCCCGGCCCCTGCGCACCGACGCGAAGGCACTCTCGGCCCTGAGCGCGGCGCAGCTTGCCTCGGTATTCCAGGTCGACGCGGACAACCCCCTGGTCGGACTCGACGGACGGGCGGGCCTGCTGCGCCGCATGGGCGAGGTGATCGCCGGTACGCCCGCAGTGTTCGGCACCCCGGCCAGACTCGGCAACCTCGTCGATTACCTGCTGGCGCATGCCGACGGCGGCGTGATCGAGGCGGAGTTCATCCTCACCACCCTGCTCAAGGCGCTCGGCCCGGTGTGGCCCGGGCGGATCAGCCTGCAGGGCGTGTCGCTCGGCGACTGCTGGCACCATCCCGCGCTCGAGGACGCGCTGCTGCCCTTCCACAAGCTCACACAGTGGCTCACCTATTCGCTGCTCGAACCGCTCGCGGCCGCCGGCCTCGAAGTGCGCGGCATCGACAGGCTCACCGGCCTGCCTGAGTACCGCAACGGCGGCCTGCTGCTCGACCTCGGCGTCATCCGTCCGCTCGACCCCGCGTTCCACACCACGCCGTGGCGGGTGGACTCGCCGCCCATCGTCGAGTGGCGCGCGCTGACCGTCATCGCGCTCGACCGTCTGGCCGTAGCCGTGCGCGCCGAACTCGGGCTCGACGCTGCAGATTTTCCGCTGCCCAAGGTCCTGCAGGGCGGCACCTGGTCGGCCGGCCGGCGGATTGCCGCGCAGTTGCGCCCCGGCGGCCCGCCTCCGCTGATCATCATCAGCGACGGCACCGTTTTCTAAACCGGCAGCAGAGCAGACGGAGCGCCCCATGCACCCCAATGTCACCGAAATCGATCATCCGCTGATGAAACACAAGCTGACGATCCTGCGCAACGCCGAAACCACGACCGACAACTTCCGTCGTGTAGTGCGCGAGATCGCCGCCATGATGGCCTACGAGGTGACGCGCGACCTCGCCACCGAAATGGTCCCCATCACCACGCCGGTGGCGGATTGCGAAGCGCCCGTCATCAGCGGCAAGAAGCTGTGCCTGATCGCGATCATGCGTGCGGGCAACGGCATGATCGACGGCATGGTCGAACTGCTGCCGGGCGCGCGGGTCGGTCATATCGGCCTCTACCGTGACCCGGAAACGCTGGAAGCGGTGGAGTACTACTACAAGGTGCCGTCCGACATCGACGAGCGCCAGGTGATCGTCGTCGACCCGATGCTGGCGACTGGCAACTCCGCCAGCGCCGCCCTGTCGCGGCTCAAGGAGGACGGTGTCAGCAGCATCAAGTTCGTGTGCCTGCTGGCCGCACCCGAAGGTCTGGAAACAATGGCACGCGAACATCCCGACGTGCCCATCCTGACCGCCTCGATCGACAGCCATCTGAACGAGCACGGCTACATCGTGCCCGGCCTCGGCGATGCGGGCGACCGCCTGTTCGGAACCCGATGAGAGCGCAGACGGCGACGACTGCTGATGACACGGGGCGGCTGAAAGGCCGCATCCGTCGACGCCAGGAAGGCGCGATGCTGAAGGCCGCCGAGAAGGTCTTTGCGCGCGCCGGCTTCCAGGGCGCAACCATGGCCGAAATCGCCGATCTCGCAGGCGTGCCCAAGGCGACGCTGCACTACTACTTCGGCTCCAAGGAAGAACTCTACCGGGCAGTGCTCGACAACATTCTCACCCTGTGGCTCGCCGAAACCGAAAGCATCACCGCCGACGCCGATCCGGCGACCGCTTTGACCACCTACGTGCGCGCCAAGATGCGCCTGAGCGCGCGCCGTCCAGACGCCTCGCGCGTGTTCGCCAACGAGATCGTGCACGGCGCGACCCATATCGGCGAATATCTGCGCACCGAACTGCGCAAGACGGTGGAAGCGCGCGCGGCGGTCATTGACCAGTGGGCAGCCGAAGGGCGGATTCTGCCGGTGGATGCCACCCATCTGTTCTTCACCATCTGGGCTGCCACGCAGACCTATGCCGACTTCGAGAGCCAGGTCTGCGCCGTCATCGGCAAGTCCCGGCTGTCGGCGTCCGATCATGAACGCGCATGTGCGCATGTGCTGACCGTCGTGCTGCGCACCTGCGGTCTGCCCTGCGCAGCCGATCAGCTCCGCCCGGTTCCACCACCTCCCGCAAACACAACCCACTGAAAGGAAGTCAAGATGACCAATCGTATTCGCCGAACCCTGATTACATCGAGCCTCGCGCTGGCTGCCGCCGCGATGCTGCCGCTGTCGGCGATTGCCGCAGACAAGATCAAGGTTGCAGCGATCTACACCGTGCCCGTCGAGCAACAATGGGTGTCGCGCATCCACAAGGCGCTCAATGCGGCACAGAGCCGTGGCGAGATCGAATACGTGTTCTCCGAGAACGTCACCAACGCCGACTACGAGCGAGTGATGCGCCAGTACGCCGAACAGGGCAAGGGCCTGATCGTGGGCGAGGCGTTTGCGGTTGAGTCCGCCGCGCGCAAGGTGGCACGCGACTATCCGAAGACGGCCTTCCTGCTCGGCTCCTCGGGCAAGCCGCAGGCACCGAACTTTTCGGTGTTCGACAACTACATCCAGGAACCGGCCTACCTCACCGGCATGATCGCCGCTGGCATGAGCAAGAGCGGCCAGATCGGCATGGTGGGCGGCTATCCGATCCCCGAGGTCAATCGCCTGATGCATGCCTTCATGGATGGCGCGCGCGAGATCAACCCCAAGGTGAAGTTCACCGTCAGCTTCATCGGCTCGTGGTTCGACCCCCCGAAGGCGAAGGAAGCCGCGTTTGCGATGATCGACAAGGGTGCGGACGTGATGTACGCCGAGCGCTTCGGTGTGTCCGACGCCGCCAAGGAGCGCGGCGTGCTGGCCATCGGCAACGTCATCGACACCCAGCCGCAGTACCCGGATACCGTGGTCGCCTCGGCACTGTGGAACATGGAGCCGACCATCGACACCGCACTCAAGATGGTCAAGGCCGGCACCTTCAAGGCCGAGGACTATGGCAAGTATTCGACGATGAAATTCGGCGGCAGCGAGATGGCCAAGCTGGGCACCTTCGAATCCAAGGTACCGGCTGAACTTACCGCCAAGGTCAAGGCCAAGGAAAAAGCCATTCTTGACGGCAGCTTCACGGTCAAGGTAAATGACGCCGAGCCAAAATCCAACTAAGTGACTTGAGTATTCCGCACCATGAATGAAAGCCTGCCTGCCCTGCGCCTGGCAAACATCACCAAGCGCTTCGGCAAGCTGGTGGCCAACGACGACATCTCGCTCGACCTCGGTACGGGCGAGGTGCTCGCCCTGCTCGGAGAGAACGGTGCCGGCAAGAGCACCCTTGTCAGCATCCTGTTCGGGCACTACGTCGCCGACGAAGGCAGCATCGAGATCTTCGGCCAGCCACTGCCGCCGGGCAACCCCAAGGCCTCGCTCGCGGCCGGCGTGGGCATGGTGCATCAGCACTTCGCCCTTGCCGACAACCTCAGCGTGCTCGACAACGTGCTGCTCGGCACCGAGCCAATGTGGCTGCCTTTTTCGCGCAGGCGTGCCGCACGCGCCAGACTGATCGCCACCGCCGAACGCTTCGGCCTCGGCGTCGATCCCGATGCGCGCGTGGCGGCACTGTCCGTCGGCGAGCGCCAGCGGGTCGAGATCCTGAAAGCGCTGTATCGCGGCGCCCGTATCCTGATTCTCGACGAACCCACGGCGGTACTGACGCCGCAGGAAAGCGAATCGCTCTTCGCCACCCTCGCCACGCTGGTCTCGGAGGGGCTGTCGGTGATCTTCATCAGCCACAAGCTCGACGAAGTGCTGCGCGTTTCCGCGCGCGTGGCGGTGCTGCGTGGCGGCCGGCTGGTAAGTGTGCGCAACACCGAAGACACCACCAAGGCCGAACTTGCCGAGCTCATGGTCGGGCGCAGCGTGACCCTGCCCACCCGTGAGCCACGCCCGCACGGCGACATGGTGCTGAACCTGTCCGGCGTGCACGCGGCACAGGGAGGCAAGACCCTGCTCGACGACCTCAGCCTGGTCGTTCGCGCCGGCGAGATCGTCGGCATTGCCGGCGTCTCCGGCAACGGACAGCAGGCGCTGGCCGACCTGCTGTGCGGCACGCTCGCGGCAGATCGTGGTGAGGTAAGCGTCAGCGGACAGATCATGCGCGCCAACCCGCGCGACTGGGTCGCCCGCCGCGTGGCGCGCATCCCGGAGGACCGCCATACGGTCGGCGTGGTGGGCGACCTGCCGGTGTGGGAGAACGCGGTGTCCGAGCGCCTGCACCTGCCTGCCTTCTCGCGCGCTGGCATCGTGCGCGGCAAGACCGCCCGCGACTTCACCCGCAAGCTGGTCGAGCAGTTCGACGTGCGCCTGTCGGGCATCGAAGTGCCCTCGCGGGTGCTGTCGGGGGGCAACATGCAGAAACTCATTCTTGGCCGCGCCCTGTCGGTGGCGGGCGACGGTGTGACCCCGACGCTGATCGTCGCCAACCAGCCTACCTGGGGTCTGGATATCGGCGCGGTCGCCTATGTTCATCGCTGCCTGCTCGACGCCGCGGCGGCGGGGGCTGCGGTGCTGGTCATTTCCGAGGACCTTGATGAACTGTTCGCCATTGCCGACCGCATCGCGGTGATGTTCAAGGGCCGCCTCGGCCCCGCATTGCCCACCGAAGGCTGCAGCCGCGCGGCAATCGGTCTGGCCATGGCCGGAAGCGCCGCATCGAATACCGAAGGAGCCCCGCAGCATGCGGCTTGAATCACGCAGTGAATACTCACGGCGGGCCATGCTGCTCGCCCCGATTGTTGCCGTGCTCGTCACGCTGGGCGTATGCGCACTGCTCGTGGCCTGGGCCGGCGCCCCGGTCGGGCAGACCTATGCCCTGCTCTTCGACGGCGCTTTCGGCTCGCGCTTTGCCTTTGCCGAAACCCTGACCCGTGCCACCCCGCTGATTCTCACCGGACTCGCCGCCGCCGTTGCGTTTCGTGCGCGCCTGTTCAACATCGGCGCCGAGGGCCAGCTCTACCTCGGCGCACTCGCAGCGGTCGCGGTGGGCGGCATGCACGGTGGCAGCACCTTCGATCTCCCCTTGCCGCTGCTGTCCGCGCTGATGATCGCCGCCGGCGCGGCGGCCGGTGCGCTGTGGCTGCTGGGGCCGGCGTGGATGAAGCTGAAACTGGGCGTGGATGAAGTCGTGACCACGCTGCTGCTCAACTTCGTCGCCCTGCTGCTGGTATCGATGATGCTGGACGGGCCGATGAAGGATCCGCTTGCCATGGGCTGGCCGCAATCGGTGGCGCTCGACCCCGAACTCGAATTCAGCCGCCTGATCGAGCGCTCGCGGGTTCACACCGGATTGCTGATGGCCTTTGGCCTGGCAATCCTGATGTGGCTGATCGAACGCTTCACCACCTTCGGCTTTGCCCTGCGTGCGGTCGGCGCCAACAATCGCGCCGCCGCCTTTGCCGGTCTGCCGGTTGGACGCACCGTGCTGTTGTGCGCCCTGCTGTCGGGCGCCCTGGCCGGTCTGGCCGGTGTCGGCGAAGTCGCCGGGCGCGCGAGCTATGTCACCACCGACATGTCGCCCGGCTACGGCTACGCCGGCATCGTCATCGCCATGCTCGCCGGTCTGCACCCGCTGGGCGTGCTGCTTGCGGCCCTCTTCGTCGCCGCCGTTCAGGTCGGTGCCGACAGCATGAGCCGGGTGGTGGGCGTGCCCAACTTCATCGCCGACGTGATCGTCGCCACCGCCCTGCTCACCATGCTGGTGGCCACCCTGCTCACCCGTTACCGCATCCGCTGGGGGCGCGCATGATGGATTTTCTGACGACCCTTTTCGACATGCTCGGCTCGGCCTCCTTCTGGGTCGCGACCCTGCGGGTGGCGACGCCGCTGATCCTCGGCACCCTCGGGGTACTGATCTGCGAGCGTGCCGGCGTCCTCAACCTCGGCATCGAAGGCATCATGGTGGCCGGCGCCTTCACCGGCTGGCTCGTGGTGTTCAACGGCGCCGACCTGTGGACCGGCGTGCTGGTCGCCGGCCTGGTCGGTGGTGTGTTCGGGCTGCTGCACGCGATACTCACCGTGTGGCTGACCGTGTCGCAGCACGTCGCCGGCCTCGGCGTCACCCTGCTCGCCACCAGCCTGTCGGCCTTCGCCTACCGCGTCAGCTTTCCGCAGGTCAGCACGCCGCCCACCATCGAGGCCTTCGCCCCGCTCGAAGGGCTGGCCGGCCTGCCGCTGATCGGGCCGGTGCTGGCGGGACAGACCGCGCTGACTCTGCTTGCCATCGCGCTGGTGCCTGCAATCGCCTACCTGCTCTACCGCACGCCAATGGGCCTGGCCTTGCGCATGGTCGGCGAGAACCCCGCCGCGGCCGAGGGCCAGGGCGTGGACGTGATCGCGGTGCGCACGGGCGCGGTCATCGCGGGCTCGATGCTGATGGGGCTCGCCGGTGCCTTCCTGACGCTGTCGGCGTTCAACGCCTTCTTCTTCAACATGATCAATGGTCGCGGCTGGATCTGCGTGGCGCTGGTGGTGTTCGCCTCGTGGCGGCCGGGCAAGGCCTTGCTCGGCGCGGTGCTGTTCGCCGCCTTCGACGCCGCACAGTTGCGTCTGCAGCAGGCTGGCGGTGCGCTGCCCTACCAGATCTATCTGATGCTGCCCTACCTGCTGTCCATCCTCGCCCTGATCGTGATGGCCCGCCGCGCCGCCTATCCGCAGGCGCTGATGAAGCCTTATCGCAAAGGTGAGCGCTGATCCGGCGCCAACCGACACCACTGCCAACCAGATACCGGGACTC from Parazoarcus communis encodes the following:
- a CDS encoding aspartate/glutamate racemase family protein, with the translated sequence MKTIGLIGGMSWESTMPYYRIINETVRDRLGGLHSARIVLISVDFHEIERLQSNGQWDEAGDLMADAARSLELAGADFIVLCTNTMHKVAHAIQSAVAIPMLHIADPTAAAIKRAGFSRVGLLGTRFTMEQDFYRHRLEEQHGIEVLVPNDADRADVHRIIYDELCLGTVLPASRTLYCDIITRLVDRGAEAIILGCTEISLLIRASDVKIPLFDTTAIHACHAAELALGDD
- a CDS encoding LysE/ArgO family amino acid transporter, which codes for MLIKGLVLGFSIAAPVGPIGLLCLRRGLEKGFWAAFSSGLGAATADACYGLLGAFGLAAVCAVLLGHAVWLRLLGGLFLFWLAWQTWRSVPARQAAEAEGGGLWRGYLTTMLLTLSNPMTILSFAAIFAGLGLPQGDTVQGMVLVLGVFIGSALWWCLLAGLATTLARRMGGGGLRWINRVSALVLAAFGAYSSAGLLHLPA
- a CDS encoding Lrp/AsnC family transcriptional regulator codes for the protein MSDHPRLDRLNRRLLAELQQNARLPLAELGRRVGLSSPAVAERIRRLEEQGVIRGYRAEVDAHSIGYPVTAFVELHIAPESYTRVEALLGTLPAIREAHHVTGRAAFMLKVVAQSLSELEALIATFAPYGSSETAVVLSTRLAPRALPIDGAN
- a CDS encoding GTP cyclohydrolase II, which translates into the protein MTSHIMLTSHPRTRSGLYHAVKWGAPSARDRGPFVASLSDPAQRNVIGTHSGAYSLYRALAVAAGNLQSTHRPDLSNTTPAAEIGPHPQWCDPKKIVSFDPWGHRVAEEFGHLLAAGIDIRPTIAVTKAHINMPELAAAIAAGRLKPDGDILAANGDVKVTKAAIDPVWYLPGIAERFGIGERELRRTLFEQTAGMFPELITRPDLKVFLPPIGGMTLYMFGDVEKLGQPETKVACRVHDECNGSDVFGSDICTCRPYLAHGIEICIEMAQQGGVGLVVYNRKEGRALGEVTKFLVYNARKRQKGGDRAETYFARTECVAGVQDMRFQELMPDVFHWLGISRIDRWASMSDMKRNALVSAGIDIVEQVAIPDELIPADARVEMDAKMAAGYYSPTGAPQADELTRAKGRGLNE
- a CDS encoding URC4/urg3 family protein; amino-acid sequence: MSVATPIHDGWYTPVAADHPATPLLTASAVRKRCAAVMAAVERGRSPFFQWNADALPVAAAYVAETIRRDYPDLDVPYHSRWRHFEVGGVDRWQALCSTLPYADALELARVAIDLVIPSVLLDAGAGPDWRYHDAANGQTHARSEGLAVASVALFASGALSDDPARPLRTDAKALSALSAAQLASVFQVDADNPLVGLDGRAGLLRRMGEVIAGTPAVFGTPARLGNLVDYLLAHADGGVIEAEFILTTLLKALGPVWPGRISLQGVSLGDCWHHPALEDALLPFHKLTQWLTYSLLEPLAAAGLEVRGIDRLTGLPEYRNGGLLLDLGVIRPLDPAFHTTPWRVDSPPIVEWRALTVIALDRLAVAVRAELGLDAADFPLPKVLQGGTWSAGRRIAAQLRPGGPPPLIIISDGTVF
- the upp gene encoding uracil phosphoribosyltransferase, with protein sequence MHPNVTEIDHPLMKHKLTILRNAETTTDNFRRVVREIAAMMAYEVTRDLATEMVPITTPVADCEAPVISGKKLCLIAIMRAGNGMIDGMVELLPGARVGHIGLYRDPETLEAVEYYYKVPSDIDERQVIVVDPMLATGNSASAALSRLKEDGVSSIKFVCLLAAPEGLETMAREHPDVPILTASIDSHLNEHGYIVPGLGDAGDRLFGTR
- a CDS encoding TetR/AcrR family transcriptional regulator; this encodes MLKAAEKVFARAGFQGATMAEIADLAGVPKATLHYYFGSKEELYRAVLDNILTLWLAETESITADADPATALTTYVRAKMRLSARRPDASRVFANEIVHGATHIGEYLRTELRKTVEARAAVIDQWAAEGRILPVDATHLFFTIWAATQTYADFESQVCAVIGKSRLSASDHERACAHVLTVVLRTCGLPCAADQLRPVPPPPANTTH
- a CDS encoding BMP family protein, coding for MTNRIRRTLITSSLALAAAAMLPLSAIAADKIKVAAIYTVPVEQQWVSRIHKALNAAQSRGEIEYVFSENVTNADYERVMRQYAEQGKGLIVGEAFAVESAARKVARDYPKTAFLLGSSGKPQAPNFSVFDNYIQEPAYLTGMIAAGMSKSGQIGMVGGYPIPEVNRLMHAFMDGAREINPKVKFTVSFIGSWFDPPKAKEAAFAMIDKGADVMYAERFGVSDAAKERGVLAIGNVIDTQPQYPDTVVASALWNMEPTIDTALKMVKAGTFKAEDYGKYSTMKFGGSEMAKLGTFESKVPAELTAKVKAKEKAILDGSFTVKVNDAEPKSN
- a CDS encoding ABC transporter ATP-binding protein; this encodes MNESLPALRLANITKRFGKLVANDDISLDLGTGEVLALLGENGAGKSTLVSILFGHYVADEGSIEIFGQPLPPGNPKASLAAGVGMVHQHFALADNLSVLDNVLLGTEPMWLPFSRRRAARARLIATAERFGLGVDPDARVAALSVGERQRVEILKALYRGARILILDEPTAVLTPQESESLFATLATLVSEGLSVIFISHKLDEVLRVSARVAVLRGGRLVSVRNTEDTTKAELAELMVGRSVTLPTREPRPHGDMVLNLSGVHAAQGGKTLLDDLSLVVRAGEIVGIAGVSGNGQQALADLLCGTLAADRGEVSVSGQIMRANPRDWVARRVARIPEDRHTVGVVGDLPVWENAVSERLHLPAFSRAGIVRGKTARDFTRKLVEQFDVRLSGIEVPSRVLSGGNMQKLILGRALSVAGDGVTPTLIVANQPTWGLDIGAVAYVHRCLLDAAAAGAAVLVISEDLDELFAIADRIAVMFKGRLGPALPTEGCSRAAIGLAMAGSAASNTEGAPQHAA
- a CDS encoding ABC transporter permease produces the protein MRLESRSEYSRRAMLLAPIVAVLVTLGVCALLVAWAGAPVGQTYALLFDGAFGSRFAFAETLTRATPLILTGLAAAVAFRARLFNIGAEGQLYLGALAAVAVGGMHGGSTFDLPLPLLSALMIAAGAAAGALWLLGPAWMKLKLGVDEVVTTLLLNFVALLLVSMMLDGPMKDPLAMGWPQSVALDPELEFSRLIERSRVHTGLLMAFGLAILMWLIERFTTFGFALRAVGANNRAAAFAGLPVGRTVLLCALLSGALAGLAGVGEVAGRASYVTTDMSPGYGYAGIVIAMLAGLHPLGVLLAALFVAAVQVGADSMSRVVGVPNFIADVIVATALLTMLVATLLTRYRIRWGRA
- a CDS encoding ABC transporter permease, which gives rise to MMDFLTTLFDMLGSASFWVATLRVATPLILGTLGVLICERAGVLNLGIEGIMVAGAFTGWLVVFNGADLWTGVLVAGLVGGVFGLLHAILTVWLTVSQHVAGLGVTLLATSLSAFAYRVSFPQVSTPPTIEAFAPLEGLAGLPLIGPVLAGQTALTLLAIALVPAIAYLLYRTPMGLALRMVGENPAAAEGQGVDVIAVRTGAVIAGSMLMGLAGAFLTLSAFNAFFFNMINGRGWICVALVVFASWRPGKALLGAVLFAAFDAAQLRLQQAGGALPYQIYLMLPYLLSILALIVMARRAAYPQALMKPYRKGER